From a single Peromyscus maniculatus bairdii isolate BWxNUB_F1_BW_parent chromosome 4, HU_Pman_BW_mat_3.1, whole genome shotgun sequence genomic region:
- the LOC102912321 gene encoding olfactory receptor 4F3/4F16/4F29-like, which produces MDGGNHTVVSEFVFLGLTHSWEIQLLLLVLASVLYVLSMTGNILIVFSVTIDTHLHSPMYFLLACLSFIDLAACSVTSPKMVYDLFRKHKVISFGGCITQIFFIHVIGGVEMVLLLAMAFDRYVAICKPLHYMTIMSPRVCVLFLAASWGLGISHSLFQLAFIIDLPFCGPNVFNSFYCDLPKLLKLACTDTYKLQFMVTINSGFICAGSFLLLLISYIFILFNVWKHSSGGSSKALSTLSAHITVVFLFFGPTLFVYTWPHPDSQIDKFLALFDAVLTPFLNPVIYTFRNKEMKAAIKRVFKTLLTFRNIS; this is translated from the coding sequence ATGGATGGAGGGAACCACACAGTGGTGTCCGAATTTGTGTTTCTGGGGCTCACCCACTCCTGGGAGATTCAGCTCCTGCTCCTTGTGCTTGCCTCTGTGCTCTATGTGCTAAGCATGACTGGAAACATCCTCATTGTGTTCTCTGTGACCATTGACACTCACTTACACTCCCCCATGTACTTCCTTCTGGCATGTCTTTCCTTCATTGACTTGGCAGCCTGTTCTGTTACTTCTCCCAAGATGGTTTATGATTTGTTTAGAAAGCACAAAGTCATCTCTTTTGGAGGCTGTATCACTCAGATCTTCTTTATTCATGTCATTGGTGGTGTGGAGATGGTGCTGCTCTTGGCCATGGCCTTTGACAGGTATGTGGCCATATGTAAGCCTCTGCACTACATGACCATCATGAGTCCACgagtgtgtgttttgtttctggcTGCGTCTTGGGGCCTAGGTATTAGCCACTCATTGTTCCAGCTGGCATTTATTATTGACTTACCCTTCTGTGGCCCAAATGTATTTAACAGCTTTTACTGTGACCTTCCTAAGCTTCTCAAATTGGCCTGTACAGACACCTACAAATTACAGTTCATGGTCACTATCAATAGTGGGTTCATCTGTGCTGGCTCTTTCTTGTTGCTTCTCATTTCTTATATCTTCATCCTTTTCAATGTCTGGAAACATTCTTCAGGTGGTTCATCCAAAGCCCTCTCCACTCTCTCAGCTCACATCACTGTGgtgtttttattctttggtcCCACACTGTTTGTTTATACATGGCCACATCCTGACTCACAAATAGACAAGTTTCTTGCTCTGTTTGATGCAGTCCTCACTCCGTTTCTAAATCCAGTCATCTACACATTCAGGAATAAAGAGATGAAAGCAGCAATAAAGAGAGTTTTCAAAACATTATTAACTTTcagaaatatttcataa